In one Deltaproteobacteria bacterium genomic region, the following are encoded:
- a CDS encoding NAD(P)H-dependent oxidoreductase, with product MVKLAIIIGSTRPGRKAEAVARWVHEIAKKRREAEFELVDIKDFDLPLLDEPVPPSMGQYSRPHTKAWAAKIGSFDGYVFVTPEYNHGTSGALKNAIDYLYREWNNKAAGFVGYGSVGGTRAVEQLRLVMGELQVADVRAQVALSLFTDFEDFTTLKPGPHHEAAVNAMLDQLIAWSGALRPLRER from the coding sequence ATGGTCAAGCTAGCCATCATCATCGGAAGCACGCGCCCCGGCCGCAAGGCCGAAGCGGTCGCCCGCTGGGTGCACGAGATCGCGAAGAAGCGCCGCGAGGCCGAGTTCGAGCTCGTCGACATCAAGGACTTCGACCTGCCGCTTCTCGACGAGCCGGTACCCCCGTCCATGGGCCAGTACAGCCGGCCGCACACCAAAGCCTGGGCTGCGAAGATCGGATCCTTCGACGGCTACGTGTTCGTGACGCCGGAGTACAACCACGGGACCTCCGGTGCGCTCAAGAACGCGATCGACTACCTCTATCGCGAGTGGAACAACAAGGCGGCCGGGTTCGTGGGCTACGGCAGCGTCGGCGGCACGCGGGCCGTGGAGCAACTGCGGCTGGTCATGGGCGAGCTCCAGGTCGCCGACGTGCGCGCCCAGGTCGCGCTCTCGCTCTTCACCGACTTCGAGGACTTCACCACCTTGAAGCCGGGACCACACCACGAAGCGGCGGTGAACGCGATGCTGGATCAGCTCATTGCA
- the groL gene encoding chaperonin GroEL (60 kDa chaperone family; promotes refolding of misfolded polypeptides especially under stressful conditions; forms two stacked rings of heptamers to form a barrel-shaped 14mer; ends can be capped by GroES; misfolded proteins enter the barrel where they are refolded when GroES binds) has protein sequence MTAKEILFSSQARQQIAKGVNALANAVKVTLGPRGRNVVLDKSWGAPTITKDGVTVAKEIELEDHFANLGAQLVKEVASKTSDVAGDGTTTATVLAQAIYVEGVKLVTAGANPMDLKRGIDAAVETVVAELKRQSKPTRGRDEIAQVGSISANGDETIGKLIAEAMDKVGKEGVITLEEAQSMETTLEVVEGMQFDRGYLSPYFVTDAERMEVILVDPYLLIHEKKLSQMQELLPLLELVAKTGKPLLVIAEDVDGEALATLVVNKLRGTLNVCAVKAPGFGDRRKELLQDLAVLSGGRAVTEDLGLKLETLTLKDLGRAKRVTVDKDHTTLIEGRGDKGELQARAKMLRLQLEECTSDYDRDKLKERLAKLAGGVAVINVGAATETELKEKKARVEDALHATRAAVEEGIVPGGGVALLRALPALEKLTLTGDQQSGVNIVRRALEEPLRQLAENGGTEGAVVVSAVREGKGAYGYNVASGVYEDLVLAGVIDPTKVVRVALQNAASVASLMLTTEALIAEGSREASEAERNGMPGGSGGMSS, from the coding sequence ATGACCGCCAAGGAGATCCTCTTCAGCAGCCAGGCCCGCCAGCAGATCGCGAAGGGCGTCAACGCCCTCGCCAACGCGGTGAAGGTGACGCTCGGGCCGCGCGGCCGCAACGTGGTCCTCGATAAATCCTGGGGTGCGCCGACCATCACCAAGGACGGCGTCACCGTGGCCAAGGAGATCGAGTTGGAGGACCACTTCGCCAACCTGGGGGCGCAGCTGGTGAAGGAGGTGGCCTCCAAGACCTCCGACGTGGCCGGCGACGGGACGACCACCGCCACGGTCCTCGCGCAGGCGATCTACGTCGAGGGGGTCAAGCTGGTCACCGCCGGCGCGAACCCGATGGACCTCAAGCGTGGCATCGACGCCGCTGTCGAAACGGTGGTCGCCGAGCTGAAGCGGCAATCCAAGCCGACCCGGGGAAGGGACGAGATCGCCCAGGTCGGCAGCATCAGCGCCAACGGAGACGAGACGATCGGCAAGCTGATCGCCGAGGCCATGGACAAGGTCGGCAAGGAGGGAGTGATCACCCTCGAGGAGGCGCAGTCGATGGAGACCACCCTCGAGGTCGTCGAAGGAATGCAGTTCGATCGCGGCTATCTCTCGCCGTACTTCGTCACCGACGCCGAACGGATGGAGGTGATTCTCGTCGACCCCTACCTCCTGATCCACGAGAAGAAGCTCTCGCAGATGCAGGAGCTCCTGCCGCTGCTCGAGCTGGTGGCCAAGACCGGTAAGCCGCTCCTGGTGATCGCCGAGGACGTGGATGGCGAAGCGCTGGCCACGCTGGTGGTCAACAAGCTGCGCGGCACGCTCAACGTCTGCGCGGTGAAGGCGCCCGGCTTCGGAGATCGCCGCAAGGAGCTGCTGCAAGACCTCGCGGTGCTGTCCGGAGGAAGGGCCGTCACCGAGGATCTCGGTCTCAAGCTGGAGACCCTGACCCTGAAGGATCTCGGCCGGGCCAAGAGGGTCACCGTCGACAAGGACCACACCACGCTCATCGAAGGCCGAGGCGACAAGGGTGAGCTCCAGGCGCGCGCGAAGATGCTTCGGTTGCAGCTCGAGGAGTGCACCTCGGACTATGACCGGGACAAGCTGAAGGAGCGGCTGGCAAAGCTCGCGGGCGGCGTCGCGGTGATCAACGTGGGGGCGGCCACCGAGACGGAGCTGAAGGAGAAGAAGGCCCGCGTGGAGGATGCCCTCCATGCGACACGCGCCGCCGTCGAGGAAGGCATTGTCCCGGGGGGGGGCGTGGCGCTGCTTCGCGCGCTCCCGGCCCTGGAGAAGCTCACGCTCACCGGAGATCAGCAAAGCGGCGTGAACATCGTTCGTCGGGCGCTCGAGGAGCCGCTACGCCAGCTCGCCGAGAACGGCGGAACGGAGGGGGCCGTGGTGGTGAGCGCGGTGCGCGAAGGCAAGGGCGCGTACGGCTACAACGTCGCGTCCGGCGTGTACGAGGATCTGGTCCTCGCCGGAGTGATCGATCCGACCAAGGTCGTGCGCGTGGCCCTGCAGAATGCGGCGTCGGTGGCGTCGCTCATGTTGACCACCGAGGCGCTGATCGCCGAGGGGTCTCGGGAAGCGAGCGAAGCCGAGCGGAACGGGATGCCGGGTGGCAGCGGCGGGATGAGCAGCTGA
- the ftsH gene encoding ATP-dependent zinc metalloprotease FtsH: protein MDRKKLASSAWVVFAVVGAALLIQSLVAGQWGTPSIPYSEFKAAVLAGKVEEVSISRGQIQGRRRSGGGQSPKSGAFETLRVDDEDLLRDLKKGNVKVTGLPESTFLTNALFWLLPILILFGVWRLLARRMGQGQGGFMTVGQSKAKIYLEKDVKVTFADVAGVDEAKDELVEVIEFLKTPDKFRRLGGKIPKGILLVGPPGTGKTLLAKAVAGEASVPFFSISGSEFVELFVGVGASRVRDLFLQAKGKAPCIIFIDELDALGKARGVGPMVHEEREQTLNQLLVEMDGFDSRGGVILIGATNRPEILDPALLRAGRFDRHVLVDRPYKTGRLEILKVHARGVTLGPDADLEVIASMTAGFVGADLANIINEAALLAVRRDKESVGLADLQEAVERIVAGLEKRNRVLNPSEKERVAHHEVGHALVAISIPGVDVVQKISIIPRGIAALGYTLQLPTEDRYLMTQSELENKIAVLLGGRVAEELIYREASTGARDDLLKATAIARSMVKAYGMSEKLGQLSLETERRALSLAGSGFEAVSDYGPETAREIDSEVRRMLEEQHTRVTALLGARTELLRRAAKVLLEKETLTGGELQAIVAEELMRLPNASSEPAVVGEPRPLQEVHLRLGPEVDERSAHRPSF from the coding sequence ATGGACCGTAAGAAGCTAGCGTCGTCGGCCTGGGTGGTGTTCGCCGTCGTCGGGGCGGCTCTGCTGATCCAGAGCCTGGTCGCGGGCCAGTGGGGCACCCCGAGCATCCCCTACAGCGAGTTCAAGGCGGCGGTCCTGGCGGGCAAGGTGGAAGAGGTCTCGATCTCTCGCGGTCAGATTCAGGGGCGCCGAAGGTCTGGTGGCGGTCAGAGCCCGAAGAGCGGCGCGTTCGAGACGCTTCGGGTCGACGACGAAGATCTGCTCCGGGACCTCAAGAAGGGGAACGTGAAGGTGACCGGTCTTCCGGAGAGCACCTTCCTGACGAACGCGCTCTTCTGGCTCCTCCCGATCCTGATCCTCTTCGGGGTGTGGCGCCTGCTCGCCCGACGCATGGGGCAAGGTCAGGGCGGCTTCATGACCGTGGGTCAGAGCAAAGCCAAGATCTACCTGGAAAAGGACGTCAAGGTGACCTTCGCAGACGTGGCGGGGGTGGATGAGGCCAAGGACGAGCTCGTCGAGGTCATCGAGTTTCTGAAGACGCCCGACAAGTTCCGGCGTCTCGGGGGCAAGATCCCCAAAGGCATTCTCCTCGTCGGTCCCCCCGGGACGGGCAAGACGCTCTTGGCCAAGGCCGTGGCCGGCGAGGCGAGCGTCCCCTTCTTCTCCATCAGCGGCTCGGAGTTCGTCGAGCTCTTCGTCGGGGTCGGAGCGTCCCGCGTGCGGGACCTCTTCCTGCAGGCCAAGGGAAAGGCGCCCTGCATCATCTTCATCGACGAGCTCGACGCGCTGGGCAAGGCCCGGGGCGTCGGGCCGATGGTCCACGAGGAGAGAGAGCAGACGCTCAACCAGCTCCTGGTCGAGATGGACGGCTTCGATTCCCGCGGCGGCGTGATTCTGATCGGCGCGACCAACCGCCCCGAGATCCTGGATCCCGCCCTGCTACGCGCGGGACGGTTCGATCGGCACGTCCTCGTGGATCGGCCGTACAAGACGGGCCGGCTCGAGATCCTCAAGGTCCACGCGCGCGGGGTGACGCTGGGCCCAGATGCCGACCTGGAGGTCATCGCCTCCATGACGGCGGGGTTCGTGGGGGCCGATCTGGCCAACATCATCAACGAGGCGGCCCTGCTCGCCGTCCGGCGCGACAAGGAGAGCGTGGGTCTGGCGGACCTGCAGGAGGCGGTGGAGCGCATCGTCGCCGGGCTGGAGAAGAGGAACCGGGTCCTGAACCCCAGCGAGAAGGAACGGGTGGCCCACCACGAGGTCGGGCACGCGCTGGTCGCCATCTCCATCCCCGGGGTCGACGTGGTGCAGAAGATCTCGATCATCCCGCGGGGGATCGCGGCCCTGGGCTACACGCTCCAGCTCCCGACCGAGGACCGGTACCTGATGACCCAGAGCGAGCTGGAGAACAAGATCGCGGTTCTCCTCGGCGGTCGGGTCGCGGAGGAGCTCATCTATCGAGAGGCCTCGACGGGCGCGCGGGACGATCTGCTCAAGGCCACCGCCATCGCCAGGAGCATGGTCAAGGCCTACGGCATGAGCGAGAAGCTGGGCCAGCTCAGCCTGGAAACCGAGCGGCGAGCCCTATCGCTGGCGGGCAGCGGGTTCGAGGCTGTCAGCGACTACGGGCCGGAAACCGCGCGCGAGATCGATTCCGAGGTGCGTCGGATGCTCGAGGAGCAGCACACCCGCGTGACGGCCCTGCTCGGCGCTCGGACGGAGCTCCTGCGTCGCGCGGCGAAGGTGCTGCTCGAGAAGGAAACCCTCACGGGGGGCGAGCTACAGGCCATTGTCGCGGAGGAGCTCATGCGGCTCCCCAACGCCTCCAGCGAGCCCGCCGTCGTGGGTGAGCCCCGACCGCTACAGGAGGTGCACCTGAGGCTCGGCCCCGAGGTGGACGAGCGGTCGGCGCACCGTCCCTCGTTCTGA
- a CDS encoding pirin family protein, whose amino-acid sequence MITLRRAEDRRHDRRRTQEAWQTFFPGDRADPLAEGFGRLALFDEHHLPPGAGVPRYPRHDAEIVTFVREGALAYEDSTGCSGVVHAGEFQRITAGRGLRHSERNASRTDWAHVFQSWLRPSEAGLEPGHEQKRFSTAERRGGLCVVASPDARRGALRLHADALVYAAVLDPGQHVAHELSPGRRAWLHLVQGEVMFNDLVLTTGDGVGVAAERVVSFRAREETEILLLDLGEDHAAPSLS is encoded by the coding sequence ATGATCACGCTCCGCAGGGCCGAGGACCGCCGGCACGATCGCCGCCGCACGCAAGAGGCCTGGCAGACCTTCTTCCCCGGGGACCGAGCCGACCCGCTCGCCGAGGGCTTTGGACGTCTCGCACTCTTCGACGAGCACCATCTCCCACCGGGAGCGGGCGTCCCGCGCTATCCCCGCCACGACGCGGAGATCGTCACCTTCGTGCGTGAGGGCGCCCTGGCGTATGAGGATTCGACGGGCTGCTCGGGCGTGGTCCACGCGGGCGAGTTCCAGCGCATCACCGCGGGACGCGGCCTTCGCCACAGCGAGCGGAACGCGTCGCGGACCGATTGGGCGCACGTCTTTCAGAGCTGGTTAAGGCCGTCGGAGGCGGGGCTCGAGCCTGGTCACGAGCAGAAACGCTTCAGCACGGCGGAGCGCCGGGGGGGACTGTGCGTCGTCGCCTCCCCCGACGCACGAAGGGGGGCGCTGCGCCTCCATGCCGACGCCCTGGTGTACGCGGCCGTGCTCGACCCCGGACAGCACGTGGCGCACGAGCTCTCGCCGGGGCGACGCGCCTGGCTCCACCTCGTGCAGGGGGAGGTGATGTTCAACGACCTCGTGCTGACCACGGGGGATGGTGTCGGCGTGGCGGCCGAGCGGGTCGTCTCGTTCAGGGCGCGGGAGGAGACCGAGATCCTGCTGCTCGACCTCGGAGAAGATCATGCCGCGCCTTCCCTCAGTTGA